A DNA window from Novipirellula aureliae contains the following coding sequences:
- a CDS encoding FG-GAP repeat domain-containing protein, producing the protein MRRFRPIVNLVLVLGASMYFASTVVAQGRSLVSSERLILGTESNRSASVRTGDVDGDGDLDVVVANGRHWPQQNFLFLNQGKAKFSVMRPLGQDRRTTYACELADLDGDGDLDIVTGNDMSRGQLFINDGDGNFLVDSEFGAVSSVRSVTLADVDGDGDIDILATSRSQPNRIYINDGFAKLSDGPIFGKMNDSTIDVAVADVNNDGHQDLLLANRDGQQNELLLGVGNLKFAAANALGNNKDQTRAIATADMDGDGNLDCVFGNIGQPNRILFGDGKGGFPDSVSFANPDSQTYSVSVADMDNDGVMDVVIGNANQPNGVFFNNGDGRNFRELAFGDPVAATYAVTVGDLDGDGFADIVVANSARTNRVFLSRPQRAPAVEQ; encoded by the coding sequence ATGAGACGTTTCCGCCCAATCGTGAACCTGGTTCTGGTCTTGGGGGCCAGTATGTATTTTGCATCAACGGTGGTTGCGCAGGGTAGATCGTTGGTTTCGAGCGAACGATTGATTCTGGGGACGGAATCGAATCGATCAGCGTCCGTTCGTACGGGGGATGTCGATGGAGACGGTGATTTGGATGTCGTGGTCGCCAATGGTCGTCATTGGCCACAGCAGAATTTCCTGTTCCTGAATCAAGGCAAAGCGAAGTTTTCCGTCATGCGACCGTTGGGACAAGATCGGCGGACGACCTACGCTTGCGAGCTTGCCGATTTGGATGGCGATGGAGATTTGGATATCGTGACTGGTAACGATATGTCACGGGGGCAATTGTTTATCAACGACGGCGATGGGAATTTCTTGGTCGACAGCGAATTTGGTGCTGTCTCTAGCGTGCGCAGCGTGACGCTCGCAGACGTTGACGGGGATGGCGACATCGATATTTTGGCGACAAGTCGCTCGCAGCCGAATCGAATCTACATCAACGATGGTTTTGCAAAGTTGAGTGACGGGCCGATTTTTGGAAAGATGAATGACTCAACGATTGACGTTGCGGTCGCCGACGTCAACAACGATGGCCATCAAGATCTGTTGCTTGCCAATCGCGACGGACAACAAAATGAACTTCTTTTGGGCGTTGGCAATTTGAAGTTTGCGGCGGCGAACGCATTGGGAAATAACAAAGACCAAACCCGGGCGATCGCCACCGCAGACATGGACGGCGATGGCAACCTCGATTGTGTTTTCGGTAACATCGGGCAACCCAATCGCATTCTTTTTGGCGATGGAAAAGGAGGCTTTCCAGACTCCGTAAGCTTTGCCAATCCTGACAGCCAAACCTATTCCGTGTCCGTCGCGGACATGGACAACGATGGCGTGATGGACGTTGTGATTGGCAACGCCAATCAACCAAATGGTGTCTTTTTTAACAACGGAGACGGACGGAACTTTCGCGAGTTAGCCTTTGGTGATCCAGTGGCGGCAACCTACGCGGTCACCGTCGGCGATCTCGACGGAGATGGGTTTGCTGATATCGTGGTCGCGAACTCAGCCCGGACGAATCGCGTGTTCCTCAGTCGCCCCCAACGCGCACCGGCGGTAGAGCAATGA
- a CDS encoding nitroreductase family protein, producing the protein MEAIKAIMTRRSIRSWTNDPVTEQDRKSILEAAMNAPSAADARPWHFVTIDNPEVIEPFTQMGGTEMLKESTFMVMVCGDESKEIYPGFWPQDCSCAAQNMQLAAHAIGIGCVWIAIYPLQQRVETCRTILGIPPSITPFALLAMGVPNEVLEPEYRYDEKRLHRNKW; encoded by the coding sequence ATGGAAGCGATCAAAGCCATCATGACACGACGCAGTATTCGTAGTTGGACCAACGATCCAGTCACGGAGCAGGACCGAAAGAGCATCTTGGAGGCGGCCATGAACGCCCCCTCGGCGGCCGATGCCCGTCCATGGCACTTTGTCACCATCGACAACCCCGAGGTGATTGAGCCGTTCACCCAAATGGGCGGAACCGAAATGCTGAAGGAATCCACCTTCATGGTGATGGTCTGTGGCGACGAGTCGAAGGAAATCTACCCTGGATTCTGGCCGCAGGATTGTTCCTGCGCCGCACAGAACATGCAACTGGCTGCCCACGCAATCGGCATTGGCTGCGTCTGGATTGCCATCTATCCGTTACAGCAGCGCGTTGAAACCTGCCGGACGATTCTCGGTATTCCTCCGTCGATCACTCCCTTTGCCCTACTGGCGATGGGGGTACCGAACGAAGTGCTGGAACCGGAATACCGCTACGACGAAAAACGGCTGCACCGAAACAAATGGTAG
- the asd gene encoding archaetidylserine decarboxylase (Phosphatidylserine decarboxylase is synthesized as a single chain precursor. Generation of the pyruvoyl active site from a Ser is coupled to cleavage of a Gly-Ser bond between the larger (beta) and smaller (alpha chains). It is an integral membrane protein.), whose amino-acid sequence MDEIVYYDRYHEKTCVEKIYGDKALRWTYGTLGGRISLNLLVKRALFSHWYGWKMDRPSTRRKIAAFIQDYGLDANEFERQVDDFANFNEFFYRKLKPEARPIDPDPSSIAFPADGRHLCVPDLSQCDGLFVKGEMFDLATLLNDKHLSEQYAQGSLLLSRLCPVDYHRFHFPVAGVPGSTRQINGPLYSVNPIALCQNIHILTTNKRCLTELETESFGKVLLIEIGATCVGSVCQTYAEGVRVAKGDEKGYFRFGGSSTITIFEPGRIQFDHDLVENSRRNRELYARFGDHMGVSI is encoded by the coding sequence ATGGATGAAATTGTTTACTACGACCGATACCACGAAAAAACGTGTGTTGAAAAAATTTACGGCGACAAAGCCCTGCGTTGGACGTACGGTACGCTGGGCGGGCGAATCTCTCTAAACCTCTTGGTGAAGCGAGCTTTGTTTTCGCATTGGTATGGATGGAAAATGGATCGTCCCAGCACGCGAAGGAAAATCGCGGCTTTCATTCAGGACTATGGGCTCGATGCGAATGAGTTTGAGCGTCAAGTCGATGATTTCGCAAACTTCAATGAGTTCTTTTATCGTAAACTCAAGCCAGAAGCGAGGCCGATTGATCCAGACCCTTCATCGATCGCGTTTCCCGCAGACGGTCGCCATTTGTGCGTGCCAGACCTGTCGCAGTGCGATGGACTATTCGTCAAAGGCGAAATGTTCGACTTGGCCACGTTACTCAATGACAAACATCTGTCCGAACAATACGCTCAGGGAAGTCTCCTGCTTTCGCGATTGTGTCCTGTTGACTACCATCGTTTTCATTTTCCGGTTGCCGGTGTCCCCGGCTCGACAAGACAGATCAACGGCCCACTCTATTCGGTGAACCCGATCGCGCTCTGCCAGAATATTCATATCCTGACGACAAACAAACGATGCCTGACCGAGCTTGAGACGGAATCATTCGGAAAAGTCCTGCTCATCGAAATCGGAGCAACTTGCGTGGGGAGCGTATGTCAAACGTACGCCGAAGGAGTGAGGGTCGCGAAGGGAGACGAGAAAGGCTACTTTCGTTTTGGTGGTTCCTCCACGATCACGATTTTTGAACCCGGCCGTATTCAGTTTGATCACGACCTTGTCGAAAACTCACGAAGGAATCGTGAGCTGTACGCCAGATTCGGTGATCATATGGGGGTGTCGATCTAG
- a CDS encoding metallophosphoesterase, whose protein sequence is MSRFVAVGDIHGCSQTLAKMLEILDLAPGDTFLSVGDLSSKGEDSQGVHSQLLDLEERGINLIVLLGNHEVMLLAMQRLAGANVDLSGFPESVFRGADISCLMRSNETWATLKSYGRKVAETREFWAFRHDHPVEHFDAVSQKLDSEDWRLPQQHLDLLSRCKTHHIARNCLFVHSGIQPENIRLDSAQQAIDAQIQEDARDLCWSRDGLGQTPGFPELIVHGHTPLPYLYSFVPDTTPWRDSDLVFKSVIHHGSLNLDSGVFLEAGHLTAVEIPESGCPSEFRFLRVPRLDPVCKDRLSHFNYM, encoded by the coding sequence ATGAGCCGATTTGTAGCAGTGGGGGACATTCATGGATGCAGCCAAACGCTGGCTAAGATGCTCGAAATCCTGGACCTAGCCCCCGGCGACACTTTTCTATCGGTCGGCGATCTGTCCTCCAAGGGCGAAGACTCTCAGGGTGTTCATTCCCAGTTATTGGATTTGGAGGAGCGCGGGATCAATCTAATCGTATTGCTGGGCAATCACGAGGTGATGCTGCTTGCGATGCAGCGACTGGCTGGGGCAAACGTTGACCTGAGTGGATTCCCCGAGTCGGTCTTTCGTGGAGCCGACATCAGTTGTTTGATGCGAAGCAACGAAACATGGGCGACACTGAAATCCTATGGTCGCAAGGTTGCCGAGACCCGCGAATTTTGGGCGTTTCGGCACGACCATCCTGTGGAACACTTTGACGCGGTGTCGCAAAAACTCGATAGCGAGGATTGGCGACTTCCACAGCAACACCTTGATCTGTTAAGTCGGTGCAAAACTCACCACATCGCTCGTAATTGTCTCTTCGTGCATTCGGGAATCCAGCCAGAGAACATTCGGTTGGACAGTGCTCAACAGGCCATTGATGCACAGATCCAAGAGGACGCAAGAGACCTGTGCTGGAGCCGAGACGGGTTGGGACAGACGCCAGGTTTCCCGGAACTCATCGTGCATGGGCATACGCCGCTGCCCTATTTGTATTCGTTCGTTCCCGATACAACGCCTTGGCGAGACAGTGACCTTGTCTTCAAATCCGTTATCCACCATGGCTCGCTCAATTTGGATAGCGGTGTTTTTCTTGAAGCGGGTCATCTGACAGCTGTGGAGATCCCCGAAAGTGGTTGTCCGTCAGAGTTTCGCTTTCTACGAGTCCCTAGATTGGATCCGGTTTGCAAGGACCGTCTGAGCCATTTCAACTACATGTAG
- a CDS encoding dienelactone hydrolase family protein → MNRKQASDFNQEVLDLYDDFAHGRLDRRDYVKRLAAFAVGGLTVETLLQNLSPNYSWAQQVAPTDDRIKAEMITYASPEGAGEMKGLLARPAKGTKFPAVLVIHENRGLNPYIEDVARRLAVEGFLALAPDALTPLGGYPGSDDEGRSMQSKRDREEMTQDFIAAAKLLDTHELSTGKVGVVGFCFGGGLVNQLAVRIPEVIDAGVPFYGSQPDAADVAKIKAPLLIQNAELDRRILAGAPAFEKSLSDNKVPFESYVYPGVNHGFHNDTTPRYDEAAAKLAWQRTIAWFKKYLV, encoded by the coding sequence ATGAATCGAAAACAAGCTAGCGACTTCAATCAAGAAGTTCTTGATCTATACGATGACTTTGCGCACGGCCGGCTCGATCGACGTGATTATGTCAAGCGTTTGGCCGCATTCGCTGTCGGCGGACTGACGGTGGAAACCCTCCTTCAAAATCTCAGCCCCAACTATTCCTGGGCGCAACAGGTCGCACCGACCGACGATCGTATCAAGGCCGAAATGATCACCTACGCCTCACCGGAAGGTGCTGGCGAAATGAAGGGGCTTCTTGCGCGACCTGCCAAGGGGACCAAGTTTCCGGCCGTCTTGGTCATCCACGAGAACCGCGGATTGAACCCATACATTGAAGACGTCGCCCGCCGGTTAGCCGTCGAAGGTTTTCTCGCACTCGCCCCCGACGCACTCACGCCGCTAGGCGGATACCCAGGCAGCGATGACGAGGGCCGGTCGATGCAATCCAAACGCGATCGCGAGGAAATGACACAAGACTTTATCGCCGCCGCCAAACTGCTTGACACGCACGAGTTATCCACCGGCAAAGTCGGCGTGGTCGGTTTCTGTTTTGGGGGAGGCTTGGTCAACCAACTCGCCGTCCGCATCCCCGAGGTCATCGACGCTGGCGTGCCGTTTTATGGTAGCCAACCGGACGCTGCCGACGTCGCCAAAATCAAAGCCCCGCTGCTCATTCAAAACGCCGAACTCGACCGCCGCATCCTCGCTGGAGCTCCCGCCTTCGAGAAAAGTCTCAGCGACAATAAAGTCCCCTTCGAGTCGTATGTCTATCCCGGTGTGAACCACGGTTTCCACAACGATACCACGCCACGCTACGACGAGGCCGCCGCAAAGCTGGCGTGGCAAAGAACCATTGCTTGGTTCAAAAAATACCTGGTTTGA
- a CDS encoding KamA family radical SAM protein, whose translation MESGATNMPDLQQCRALPQSQQPQDRTETRVPLLNYEFKQGAFWHRIPAWRHITETEFGDHQWQQRNCITSVENIESVLGGELPAGFANDLRAGLQRTPMRIRITPYIFSLIDWSSPQEDPLRRQFLPMGSQFTADHPCCMDDSLNEDGDRSAPFLTHRYPDKVLFLPVSVCPVYCSYCTRSRLVGGSTEAKSKTPYGASKDSWEETFAYIRRNTEIEDVVISGGDAFMLRAEIIEHIGNRLLEIPHVRRFRYATKGLAVLPMKITSDDAWVHALKRISDRGKSMMKEVCIHTHIGSEQEMSEWTFNAMQRLTEMGIKVRNQAVLLRGVNDSFDSMYRTIKKLSYLNIQPYLVFLHDMVPGCEHLRTTLSHAEQLFKQLLGTTAGFNVPRFVCDAPGGGGKRQISSYERYDREIGVSAWVAPRVKPGRIFYYYDPIDQLPESGQAIWANDDERKRRLAAFEHEVQESLALERCGIASSSEIGCGDPHVIR comes from the coding sequence ATGGAAAGCGGCGCAACCAATATGCCCGATCTACAACAATGCCGTGCGCTTCCCCAAAGTCAACAACCGCAAGATCGCACGGAAACCCGTGTGCCGCTGTTGAATTACGAATTCAAACAAGGGGCGTTCTGGCATCGCATTCCGGCTTGGAGACACATCACCGAAACGGAGTTTGGTGATCACCAATGGCAACAACGAAATTGCATCACCTCCGTAGAGAACATCGAGTCGGTTTTGGGTGGTGAGTTGCCCGCTGGGTTTGCGAATGACTTGCGTGCTGGGCTTCAACGCACTCCGATGCGAATTCGAATCACCCCCTATATCTTTTCGCTGATTGATTGGTCTAGTCCTCAGGAGGATCCGTTGCGACGACAATTCCTGCCGATGGGGTCTCAATTCACTGCGGATCATCCCTGTTGCATGGACGATTCGTTGAACGAAGATGGAGACCGCAGCGCTCCGTTCCTGACTCATCGATATCCAGACAAGGTACTTTTCCTGCCTGTCAGTGTATGTCCTGTTTATTGTTCTTACTGCACGCGTAGCCGCCTCGTCGGTGGAAGCACGGAAGCGAAGAGCAAGACCCCGTACGGTGCTTCGAAAGACAGTTGGGAAGAAACATTCGCCTACATTCGGCGGAACACAGAAATCGAGGATGTTGTGATCTCTGGAGGTGATGCATTCATGCTCCGTGCCGAGATCATTGAACATATCGGTAACCGCTTGCTTGAGATTCCGCATGTTCGCCGCTTCCGCTATGCCACCAAGGGATTGGCCGTTTTGCCGATGAAGATCACCAGCGATGACGCCTGGGTACATGCACTGAAGAGGATTTCCGATCGTGGCAAGAGCATGATGAAAGAGGTTTGTATTCATACGCATATCGGTTCGGAGCAGGAAATGTCCGAGTGGACTTTCAACGCGATGCAACGATTGACGGAAATGGGGATCAAGGTAAGGAACCAAGCGGTGCTGCTGCGAGGCGTGAACGATTCCTTCGATTCGATGTATCGAACGATTAAGAAGTTGTCCTACCTGAACATTCAGCCGTACCTCGTCTTTCTTCACGACATGGTCCCAGGATGTGAGCACTTGCGAACCACGTTGTCGCACGCGGAGCAGTTGTTCAAGCAGTTGTTGGGAACGACAGCCGGATTTAATGTTCCGCGATTTGTTTGCGATGCACCGGGCGGTGGGGGCAAAAGGCAAATCTCCAGTTACGAACGTTACGATCGCGAAATCGGCGTATCGGCTTGGGTTGCCCCGAGGGTGAAGCCAGGACGCATCTTCTACTACTACGACCCGATCGATCAGTTGCCCGAGTCGGGGCAGGCGATCTGGGCGAATGACGATGAACGAAAACGACGCTTGGCTGCATTTGAACACGAAGTGCAAGAGAGCCTTGCTTTGGAAAGATGCGGGATTGCATCAAGTAGTGAGATTGGTTGCGGAGATCCCCATGTCATCCGATAG
- a CDS encoding Pls/PosA family non-ribosomal peptide synthetase has product MADSHLDECLHERFEHQVDLTPGACAVVSVDEELTYAELDERANQFARLLQSKGVVPGDLVGLFCKRSVNAIVSILGILKSGAAYVPLDERWPDDRIAGILEEANVQTLVLDEQLSNRAKSTSVARFLVHDSEETWDSLSEQPVDRLPLADNGSCASDLCYIIYTSGTTGRPKGIMTEHRNVAAFARAFRETCEMTARDRVYQGFSLTFDGSVEEMWLALSSGASLIIGPPEFAQLGEETAQYMREKGVTLFSTVPTFLAMIQDDVPSLRLVVVSGEACPPNLIKRWVRNELRMLNVYGPTETTVNTTVWECVPDVPVTIGRPLPGYTIRILDEKMQPVPIGSDGELYIGGVGVARGYFNQPELTQKHFISYSEQANGHSETLYRTGDLVRELDNGELLFLGRIDGQVKVRGYRIELSEIESVLRDHPDVEGAAVSVVQRNGSQELAAFVVPAGGVECGLQRNVILDHLRRRLPAYMVPSYLDPIEQLPRLASGKVDRKSLPQPTARLVAEGRSIVPPRTETEKVLTDLWEQVFETSPISIDDDFFMDLGGDSLLAASFVSKYRNACGEGIAMREVYQSATVRKLAEWVDRQSSKELDVADPESNTTPLETAEAVFGKQPRWHRGLCYTFQSLALLVFYGIPTATILLLAKMYVGAIAGELPFILYGSVVLALFILAYPSIVGVSILAKWVIIGRYRAGSYPLWGLYYFRWWLAARIQRASGIGLVAGTPLINLYYRLMGAKIGRGCVVNTGHCTAFDLVSIGDGSCIGSEAQLLGYTVSDGMLHIGTIEVGRDCFVGIQSALAINSEMGDGARLDDLSLLGIGEKIPAGESRQGSPSRPCSVLVPDIRGDQSVMRRSVRFGVLSYLSIYAVQLFMLAAMLPNLILLNFAYAVNNTLLWAAVLAISIPLFEITFWILHIVVKACVLRRSQPGVYRIDSFYFLRKWYVDTLMGLSRLFTLPLYTTLYMPPLLRMLGAKIGPRAELSVIAQLAPDLVEMEEESFFADGSIIGGMRVYRGHFELAFNRIGRRSFLGNSAVLPVGASIGSQCLLGVLSSPPSGTVEIPDQTEWLGAPSFALPHRKKVEGFEDSQIYKPSKQMYALRLCVDALRIITASSIEILGVVGLIAWLSWALADLSLGMALATAPFVGIALAGLMVFGVVGAKQLMMGTYEPVIKPLWSPYVWLNEVINGAHESVAAPLVTPLLGTPFFAAYLQLMGCKVGKHAFIETTLFGEFDLVQIGDHVALNPDVVIQNHLFEDRIFKSARLIIGDNCSIGNMSVVLYDSEMGEGSSIGSLSLLMKGESIPPHTQWVGVPISRVPSSNAIVK; this is encoded by the coding sequence ATGGCAGATTCTCATCTCGATGAGTGCTTGCATGAACGATTCGAGCATCAAGTTGATTTGACTCCAGGAGCCTGTGCCGTCGTTAGTGTGGATGAGGAGTTGACGTACGCAGAACTGGACGAACGCGCCAATCAGTTCGCCCGCCTACTGCAAAGCAAGGGCGTTGTCCCCGGCGACTTGGTTGGGTTGTTCTGTAAACGCTCCGTCAACGCCATCGTGTCGATTCTGGGAATTCTGAAATCCGGTGCGGCCTATGTGCCGCTCGACGAACGCTGGCCAGATGATCGCATTGCCGGAATCTTGGAGGAAGCGAATGTCCAAACCCTCGTATTGGACGAGCAACTCTCAAACCGGGCCAAATCGACATCGGTGGCTCGGTTCTTGGTTCATGATTCCGAAGAGACGTGGGACTCCCTCAGCGAACAGCCGGTCGATCGCTTGCCGCTTGCCGACAATGGATCGTGCGCGTCCGACCTCTGTTATATCATTTATACATCTGGAACGACCGGCCGCCCCAAGGGGATCATGACCGAGCATCGCAACGTTGCCGCGTTTGCAAGAGCATTTCGGGAAACGTGTGAGATGACGGCGAGGGACCGTGTGTATCAGGGATTCTCGTTGACGTTTGACGGTTCGGTCGAAGAAATGTGGCTGGCCCTTTCCAGTGGCGCGTCCCTGATCATTGGGCCGCCCGAATTCGCTCAACTGGGTGAGGAAACCGCACAATACATGCGAGAGAAAGGAGTCACGCTGTTTTCAACCGTGCCGACGTTCTTGGCCATGATCCAGGACGACGTGCCGTCATTGCGGCTGGTCGTCGTCAGCGGAGAGGCATGTCCGCCAAATTTGATCAAACGTTGGGTCCGGAACGAATTGCGAATGCTCAACGTGTACGGCCCCACGGAAACCACGGTCAACACAACCGTGTGGGAATGTGTACCGGACGTGCCGGTCACGATCGGTAGACCGTTGCCCGGATACACGATACGGATTCTCGACGAAAAGATGCAACCCGTGCCAATCGGATCGGACGGCGAACTCTACATCGGCGGCGTCGGTGTGGCGCGAGGGTATTTCAACCAGCCTGAACTGACCCAAAAGCACTTCATTTCGTATTCGGAACAGGCGAACGGCCATTCCGAGACGCTCTATCGAACGGGAGATCTTGTCCGCGAGCTGGACAATGGCGAACTGCTATTTCTCGGACGGATCGACGGTCAGGTCAAAGTGCGGGGCTATCGAATCGAACTGAGTGAGATCGAATCCGTCTTGCGGGATCATCCAGACGTTGAGGGTGCGGCCGTGTCCGTCGTGCAACGCAACGGCTCGCAAGAACTCGCGGCCTTTGTCGTGCCCGCGGGTGGAGTCGAGTGTGGTTTGCAGCGGAACGTCATTCTCGATCATCTTCGCCGCCGCTTGCCTGCTTATATGGTCCCCTCTTACCTTGACCCGATTGAACAATTGCCACGATTGGCGAGTGGCAAAGTCGATCGCAAGTCGTTGCCGCAGCCCACCGCTCGGCTGGTCGCAGAAGGTCGTTCAATCGTACCACCGCGAACCGAGACTGAGAAAGTGCTCACGGATCTATGGGAACAGGTCTTTGAGACGTCTCCGATTTCCATCGACGATGACTTCTTTATGGATCTAGGTGGCGATTCGTTGTTGGCGGCTTCGTTCGTTTCCAAGTATCGAAACGCATGTGGCGAAGGGATTGCCATGCGCGAGGTTTACCAATCCGCGACGGTGCGCAAACTTGCCGAATGGGTCGATCGTCAATCGTCCAAAGAGTTGGATGTGGCGGATCCAGAATCCAACACGACGCCATTGGAAACGGCGGAAGCCGTTTTCGGTAAGCAGCCGCGATGGCACCGCGGGCTCTGCTACACCTTTCAATCGCTGGCATTGTTGGTCTTCTACGGAATTCCCACAGCCACCATCCTCCTCTTAGCAAAGATGTACGTGGGGGCTATTGCCGGGGAATTGCCGTTCATTTTATATGGCTCGGTCGTGTTGGCACTGTTCATTCTTGCGTACCCCTCGATCGTAGGCGTGAGTATCCTGGCAAAGTGGGTCATTATCGGCAGGTACCGAGCTGGCTCCTATCCTCTTTGGGGTCTGTATTACTTTCGCTGGTGGCTGGCAGCTCGGATACAGCGTGCCAGTGGCATCGGGTTGGTTGCTGGGACGCCGCTAATCAACCTCTACTATCGGCTCATGGGTGCCAAGATTGGCCGGGGATGCGTTGTCAATACTGGCCACTGTACGGCATTTGATCTTGTAAGCATTGGTGACGGAAGTTGCATTGGTAGCGAGGCTCAGTTGCTCGGCTATACCGTCTCCGACGGAATGCTTCATATTGGAACGATCGAGGTCGGTCGCGACTGTTTCGTTGGCATACAATCGGCGTTGGCTATCAATTCGGAGATGGGCGATGGAGCTCGACTAGACGATCTGTCGTTACTGGGCATTGGTGAAAAGATCCCGGCGGGCGAATCACGACAAGGTTCGCCATCTCGCCCCTGCTCTGTTTTGGTGCCAGACATCCGTGGCGACCAGAGCGTCATGCGTCGGTCCGTTCGATTTGGCGTTCTCTCGTACTTGTCGATCTACGCGGTGCAACTGTTCATGCTGGCCGCCATGCTGCCTAACCTTATACTGTTGAATTTCGCCTACGCGGTCAACAATACGTTGCTTTGGGCGGCTGTGCTGGCGATCTCCATTCCCCTCTTCGAAATCACGTTTTGGATATTGCATATCGTTGTCAAAGCTTGCGTATTGCGCCGGTCACAACCGGGCGTCTACCGTATTGACAGCTTCTACTTCCTTCGGAAATGGTACGTCGATACGCTGATGGGGCTTAGTCGTCTCTTCACACTGCCGCTCTACACGACACTCTACATGCCGCCTCTGTTGAGGATGTTGGGGGCAAAGATCGGACCCAGGGCCGAACTGTCTGTGATCGCTCAACTCGCGCCCGACCTGGTCGAAATGGAAGAGGAGAGCTTTTTTGCAGACGGTTCGATCATCGGAGGGATGCGTGTCTATCGGGGACACTTTGAACTTGCCTTTAACCGCATCGGCCGGCGTAGCTTTCTTGGCAACAGTGCCGTGCTACCTGTGGGAGCGTCGATCGGATCCCAGTGCCTATTGGGCGTTCTATCCTCGCCTCCAAGCGGAACCGTCGAAATACCAGACCAAACCGAATGGCTTGGAGCTCCTTCTTTTGCATTACCACACCGGAAGAAGGTGGAAGGATTCGAAGACAGCCAGATCTACAAGCCCTCCAAGCAAATGTACGCTTTGCGTTTATGCGTCGACGCCCTGAGAATCATCACGGCAAGTTCCATCGAAATCCTAGGCGTCGTCGGCTTGATTGCTTGGCTCAGCTGGGCCTTAGCGGATCTCTCGCTGGGAATGGCTCTCGCGACAGCTCCCTTCGTTGGAATCGCGTTGGCTGGCTTGATGGTGTTTGGTGTCGTTGGAGCCAAACAATTGATGATGGGAACCTACGAACCGGTGATCAAACCGCTATGGTCCCCTTATGTTTGGTTGAACGAGGTGATCAATGGCGCCCATGAATCCGTGGCAGCTCCACTGGTAACTCCGTTACTTGGCACGCCGTTCTTTGCGGCTTATCTACAGTTGATGGGCTGTAAGGTGGGGAAACATGCATTCATCGAAACGACCCTGTTCGGAGAATTCGACCTCGTTCAAATAGGCGACCATGTGGCGTTGAATCCCGACGTGGTGATACAAAACCATCTGTTCGAGGATCGGATTTTCAAGTCCGCTAGGCTGATCATTGGAGACAACTGTTCGATTGGCAATATGTCTGTCGTTCTTTATGACTCCGAAATGGGCGAAGGCTCATCGATCGGCTCTCTCTCTCTTCTGATGAAAGGAGAGTCGATTCCGCCGCATACGCAGTGGGTCGGCGTTCCTATTAGCAGGGTCCCCTCATCAAACGCTATCGTCAAATGA